A genomic window from Candidatus Pelagisphaera phototrophica includes:
- a CDS encoding sodium:solute symporter, with amino-acid sequence MSGIDIVVLGVTLFAIVFFGVWMTRNDQKLDEFLKGNSNSWGTIGLSVMATQASAITFLSTPGLAYDSGMAFVQNYFGMPLALILIAIVFVPMYYKLELCSVYEFLEHRFDSKTRTLGSVIFLIQRGFSAGITIYAPSIILTSVLGWDMNTTVIGVGLAVVIYTVTGGSHAVSLTHKYQMTVILSGMAVAFGIVIYKISGHAGFRENLSIAGALGHLNVVDFSFDLDKRYTLWSGLLGGFFLSLSYFGTDQSQAQRYMSGQSIRDSRLGLMFNALLKVPMQFMILLLGVLVFVFYQWEKPPATFLPESMTEAAVAADAETYQNYENAFIGNFKSQKSAMQEFVGALRAGDEALALSSKEKLKVAGEESRQSRANLKTHIATVTGAESMKETDYVFIHFVLNELPIGLIGLLVAVILSAAMSSTASELSALATISTVDFYQSHFSKNQSDAHYKTVSRVFTAVWGGLAILFALFASMVESLIEAVNIVGSLFYGTVLGLFLAAFFIRRIGAHAAFIAAIIAQLSVLFIYFSDIVTIGYLWYNLIACGLVIVLSLMLQTVMGGRKF; translated from the coding sequence ATGAGCGGAATCGATATTGTTGTTTTGGGGGTAACCCTCTTCGCCATCGTCTTTTTTGGGGTTTGGATGACCCGGAATGATCAAAAGCTGGACGAGTTTCTAAAGGGAAATTCTAATAGTTGGGGAACGATAGGTTTATCGGTAATGGCTACCCAGGCCAGTGCGATCACCTTCCTTTCGACTCCGGGCTTGGCCTACGACAGCGGAATGGCCTTTGTGCAAAACTACTTTGGCATGCCGCTGGCCCTTATCCTGATCGCCATCGTTTTTGTACCCATGTATTACAAGCTCGAGCTGTGTTCGGTGTATGAATTCCTGGAGCATCGGTTCGACTCGAAAACACGCACTTTGGGAAGCGTGATTTTTCTTATCCAGCGGGGTTTTTCTGCGGGAATCACAATCTATGCCCCGTCGATTATCCTGACCAGCGTACTTGGCTGGGACATGAATACTACGGTTATTGGGGTCGGCTTGGCTGTCGTCATTTACACGGTGACGGGAGGTTCCCACGCAGTGAGCCTTACTCACAAATACCAAATGACTGTTATTCTTTCTGGCATGGCAGTCGCGTTTGGAATCGTTATATACAAAATATCAGGACACGCAGGATTTAGGGAAAATTTGAGCATTGCGGGAGCGCTCGGGCATCTCAACGTGGTCGACTTCTCATTTGATTTGGACAAACGTTACACACTATGGTCCGGATTGCTCGGCGGGTTCTTTCTTTCCCTGTCATACTTTGGGACGGACCAGTCTCAGGCACAGCGCTACATGTCAGGGCAATCGATTCGAGATAGCCGCCTGGGTTTGATGTTTAATGCCTTATTGAAGGTTCCTATGCAGTTCATGATTCTGCTGCTAGGAGTTCTCGTATTCGTCTTCTACCAATGGGAAAAGCCACCCGCTACTTTCCTTCCTGAATCGATGACAGAGGCGGCGGTTGCTGCCGATGCGGAGACTTACCAAAACTATGAAAACGCGTTTATTGGTAATTTCAAAAGTCAGAAGAGCGCGATGCAGGAATTCGTCGGAGCCTTGCGAGCAGGAGATGAAGCGCTGGCGCTCTCCAGCAAAGAAAAACTTAAGGTAGCAGGAGAGGAAAGTCGGCAATCCCGAGCCAACTTAAAGACGCATATCGCGACGGTTACCGGAGCGGAGAGCATGAAAGAAACGGACTACGTTTTTATTCACTTCGTCTTGAACGAGCTGCCAATCGGATTAATTGGATTGCTAGTCGCCGTTATTCTGAGTGCCGCTATGTCGTCAACCGCTTCAGAATTGAGTGCATTGGCGACCATATCGACGGTAGATTTCTACCAAAGCCATTTCAGCAAAAACCAATCGGACGCCCACTATAAAACAGTTTCGCGTGTATTCACTGCAGTTTGGGGTGGGCTGGCGATTCTCTTTGCCCTTTTTGCGAGTATGGTAGAAAGTTTGATTGAAGCGGTTAATATTGTAGGATCGCTGTTTTATGGAACGGTACTAGGTCTATTTTTAGCGGCGTTCTTCATTAGAAGAATCGGAGCACACGCCGCTTTTATCGCCGCGATCATTGCCCAACTGTCGGTTTTGTTTATTTACTTTTCAGATATCGTAACGATCGGCTACCTCTGGTACAATCTAATCGCCTGTGGTCTAGTAATTGTATTGAGCCTTATGCTACAAACTGTGATGGGAGGCAGGAAGTTCTAG
- a CDS encoding DUF1223 domain-containing protein, which produces MAGSLLLWDVFRLESGPESPQLIELYTSEGCSSFPPAEKWLSGFLKDPGLWTHRVPVAFHVDYWDRLGWKDK; this is translated from the coding sequence ATGGCGGGAAGTCTTTTGTTATGGGATGTGTTTCGTTTGGAGAGCGGACCCGAGTCGCCTCAGCTGATCGAGCTCTATACATCGGAAGGCTGTAGCAGTTTTCCTCCTGCTGAAAAATGGTTAAGTGGATTCTTGAAGGATCCAGGATTGTGGACGCACAGAGTTCCTGTAGCCTTCCATGTTGATTACTGGGATCGCCTCGGCTGGAAGGACAAGTGA
- a CDS encoding peptidylprolyl isomerase, with protein MENQGNSPITEIATIFQEIQTTQSVEPLIGKTVEELQALLGSTDKLTRFEPELAQLTGEIKDEDAANVVFQALFAPHLQEHEGESPLPEVAALFTAIQASNSGQPLIGKTVEELQALIGTDTPVEQPTLTGKVEYGTVCMANSGPSTNGSQFFIVTNTDGASWLNGKHTVFGKVIEGMDVALAIQEVETEAGDKPVDDVQILRVSIERI; from the coding sequence ATGGAGAACCAAGGCAATAGTCCTATCACAGAAATCGCCACAATTTTTCAGGAAATACAAACTACTCAAAGCGTCGAGCCACTCATCGGAAAGACTGTGGAAGAACTCCAGGCCTTGCTGGGATCTACCGACAAATTGACTCGATTCGAGCCAGAACTCGCTCAGCTAACGGGCGAGATTAAGGACGAGGACGCAGCGAACGTAGTATTCCAAGCTCTCTTCGCACCCCACTTGCAAGAACACGAAGGAGAAAGCCCTTTACCAGAAGTCGCTGCCCTTTTCACCGCAATTCAGGCCTCAAACTCAGGCCAACCGTTAATCGGTAAGACCGTTGAAGAGCTCCAAGCCCTCATCGGGACCGACACACCAGTGGAGCAACCCACTCTTACAGGCAAAGTAGAATACGGCACAGTTTGCATGGCCAATTCTGGTCCTAGCACCAATGGGTCTCAGTTTTTTATTGTCACGAATACGGACGGGGCGAGCTGGCTGAATGGCAAACACACTGTCTTCGGAAAAGTGATCGAAGGAATGGATGTAGCCCTCGCAATTCAGGAAGTGGAAACGGAAGCAGGCGACAAACCAGTCGATGATGTTCAAATCCTGCGCGTTTCGATTGAGCGGATATAG
- a CDS encoding PIG-L family deacetylase → MPTKSSLSLLIFLGFNLVAFGQSMTSSEILHELQKLKKVGSVLFVAAHPDDENTTLLSYLAQEEKLDTAYLSLTRGGGGQNLIGSELNQELGLIRANELLQARRIDGAIQLFTRARDFGYSKNPEDTLENWEEDEVLGDVVYAVRQFRPDVIITRFNPEAGPTHGHHTVSAQLALKAFSLAADPHAFTEQLSELETHQAKRILWNGFGQRRRGGGGPPPASLEDESREVVSLEVGRYNPYLGTSYTELSARSRSMHKSQGFGRAGQRGSQFERMVLLAGEPSEGDFLKGVETSWRRYSGSSQLDSLFESAIGDFDAASPWKSVRALLEIDALLEKLQVDRQIRSKRSSLQKLIAACMGLHLQARAPQADLTPGESVKLDVEFINRSPIEARVVNLEANLFESSRWPEEISLTRIEDLDKELDSNAVEFVSLNVNLPIDSPLTRPYWLEDEASVGIYSLRNRRLLELESIPSSLSVSAVVEIQGRPVTLNVPVVQVVSDPVKGEVHEQVLIRPEITLSPENSILLFENSQAKEIEVLVQSNVEAAVGKLTAEGPQGWKIRIAQPEFELEDVQSSQRIRVQLTPPANASEGKIVFNAINESGKEFDSSYREIFYEHIGRQPILNRAVTKVTRLDLGRGGSRIACIEGVGDTVPDTLSKIGYEVDIVLIGELEKGRLDSYDTVILGPRVFDAYAGLDKRFDVLLNYVENGGTLVSQYSTTSFRAKSQFTSPYPIRLSRDRVSEEKAEMRLLQPDHVVFNYPNKITKIDFDNWIQERGLYYASSWDDHYDALISANDRGEPPRNGGLLVTEYGKGWYVYTGLSFFRQLPNGNPGAIRLFVNLISLGHGD, encoded by the coding sequence ATGCCAACTAAATCATCCCTGAGCCTTCTGATTTTCCTCGGTTTTAATCTAGTTGCGTTCGGCCAATCGATGACTTCGTCCGAAATACTACACGAGCTACAAAAACTGAAAAAAGTGGGTTCCGTCCTTTTTGTGGCGGCTCATCCAGATGACGAGAACACGACTTTGCTCTCGTATTTGGCCCAGGAAGAGAAGCTAGACACGGCTTATCTCTCGTTAACTAGGGGCGGCGGCGGGCAAAACTTGATAGGCTCTGAATTGAACCAGGAACTGGGCCTGATCCGGGCAAACGAATTACTGCAAGCCCGTAGAATTGACGGGGCCATCCAGTTGTTCACGCGAGCCCGAGATTTTGGCTATTCCAAGAACCCGGAAGACACACTCGAGAACTGGGAGGAAGACGAAGTACTCGGTGACGTCGTGTATGCGGTCCGCCAATTTAGACCGGATGTCATTATTACTCGTTTCAATCCCGAGGCAGGGCCGACTCATGGTCACCATACTGTGTCTGCCCAATTGGCTCTGAAGGCATTTAGCCTAGCGGCCGATCCGCATGCCTTTACGGAGCAATTGAGCGAGCTTGAAACGCATCAGGCAAAAAGGATTTTATGGAACGGGTTTGGGCAAAGACGGAGAGGTGGAGGCGGGCCACCGCCCGCGAGCTTAGAAGACGAATCGCGCGAAGTGGTGTCTTTGGAAGTGGGACGTTACAATCCGTATCTAGGAACTTCCTACACGGAACTTTCGGCGAGAAGCCGTAGTATGCACAAGAGCCAAGGTTTCGGACGGGCGGGGCAGCGTGGATCTCAGTTTGAGCGAATGGTCTTGCTGGCCGGCGAACCGTCTGAGGGCGATTTTCTAAAGGGTGTCGAAACCAGCTGGCGCCGCTACTCCGGTAGCTCTCAACTGGATTCGCTCTTTGAAAGCGCCATAGGCGACTTTGATGCGGCGTCTCCCTGGAAATCAGTACGAGCATTGTTAGAGATAGACGCGTTACTAGAAAAACTCCAAGTTGATCGGCAAATTCGTTCCAAGCGGAGCTCGTTGCAAAAGCTCATTGCGGCCTGTATGGGACTTCATTTGCAAGCGCGAGCGCCTCAGGCAGACTTGACGCCCGGTGAGTCTGTGAAGCTCGATGTGGAATTTATTAACCGTTCCCCCATCGAAGCGAGAGTTGTCAACTTGGAGGCGAATTTATTCGAGAGCTCTCGTTGGCCCGAGGAGATTTCGTTAACCCGTATAGAAGATTTGGATAAGGAACTGGATTCAAACGCAGTCGAGTTCGTTTCGCTGAACGTGAACTTGCCTATCGATTCTCCTCTAACGCGTCCCTACTGGCTCGAGGACGAAGCCAGCGTGGGTATCTACAGCCTTCGGAATCGGCGATTGCTGGAATTGGAGTCGATACCATCTTCGCTTTCTGTTTCGGCCGTTGTTGAGATCCAGGGTCGCCCAGTTACCTTGAACGTTCCGGTGGTTCAGGTCGTTAGTGATCCCGTGAAAGGTGAGGTGCACGAGCAGGTCTTGATACGTCCCGAGATTACTCTCTCGCCTGAGAATTCCATTTTGCTTTTTGAGAATTCGCAAGCGAAGGAGATCGAAGTGCTCGTCCAGAGCAATGTGGAGGCTGCGGTCGGAAAATTGACGGCGGAAGGCCCCCAGGGCTGGAAGATCCGTATTGCCCAGCCCGAGTTTGAGCTGGAGGACGTGCAAAGTTCACAGCGGATCCGGGTACAATTGACGCCTCCTGCTAACGCTTCCGAAGGAAAGATCGTCTTCAATGCGATTAACGAGTCGGGTAAAGAATTCGACTCGAGCTACCGGGAGATTTTCTATGAGCATATTGGCCGGCAGCCGATTCTCAATCGAGCGGTCACCAAGGTGACAAGATTGGACCTAGGGCGCGGAGGAAGCCGAATAGCCTGTATCGAAGGGGTTGGGGATACCGTTCCTGACACTCTGAGCAAGATCGGCTATGAAGTGGACATAGTGTTGATTGGAGAATTGGAGAAAGGGCGTCTAGATAGTTACGACACGGTGATACTCGGACCACGCGTTTTTGATGCCTATGCGGGATTGGACAAAAGATTTGATGTGCTGCTCAACTACGTAGAGAATGGGGGAACTCTCGTATCCCAGTACAGCACGACAAGTTTTAGAGCGAAGTCACAGTTTACATCCCCTTACCCCATTCGATTGTCCAGAGATCGTGTTTCCGAGGAAAAAGCAGAGATGCGGTTGCTTCAACCAGATCACGTTGTATTTAACTACCCAAATAAGATTACTAAAATCGACTTTGATAACTGGATACAAGAGAGAGGGCTCTATTACGCTTCCTCATGGGATGATCACTATGACGCTCTGATCTCTGCCAACGACAGAGGGGAACCCCCGAGAAATGGAGGACTTTTAGTGACTGAATACGGTAAGGGCTGGTACGTGTACACGGGACTTTCCTTTTTTAGACAGTTGCCAAATGGGAATCCAGGCGCGATACGACTATTTGTGAATTTAATTTCTTTAGGCCATGGAGACTGA
- a CDS encoding TlpA family protein disulfide reductase — protein MLITLNPKFVRKGLLPLLATIVLFQSIAVGDFWISGSLPEVSPDEVPKLFRENLELKARTLEGKLSVDSEGNFNQQFEGEPGLFSLAFPGDRKISLAIDEGQRVVVQTDIKDHGALKIAGSPDTDALIAYESFRKESLARLVYPPRAALNEATARGASAERLAALSEQEVEGYAAHRRELNDFTIEQIGKSVALYATSLRWDPDYRLSELENAVEAFSENRPQAAISKRMIEKVQSFRRTAIGANGASLAGQSLDGKSHRLEDSKGQYVLVDFWASWCVPCRVENRHYIKLLDKHSNDNFTIFAINLDDNRSVWEQASKRDRVTWPQISDSLGWDSPMAAAYNVNALPMSFLLNPEGRIIARNLRGAKLEAKLAEIFK, from the coding sequence ATGCTAATAACACTAAATCCAAAATTCGTCCGCAAGGGACTTTTGCCGCTACTAGCCACGATAGTTCTCTTCCAATCCATCGCCGTGGGTGATTTTTGGATTTCAGGATCGCTTCCAGAAGTCAGCCCAGACGAAGTTCCCAAACTCTTTCGAGAGAATCTCGAGCTTAAGGCCCGAACTCTCGAGGGGAAGCTCTCAGTCGACTCGGAGGGCAACTTTAATCAGCAGTTCGAGGGCGAACCGGGATTGTTTAGCTTGGCTTTCCCCGGCGACCGTAAAATTTCACTAGCGATCGACGAGGGACAGAGAGTGGTTGTCCAAACTGACATAAAGGATCACGGAGCCCTCAAAATAGCCGGCTCTCCCGACACAGATGCCCTCATCGCTTATGAATCCTTTCGCAAAGAATCGCTCGCTCGCCTCGTATACCCACCAAGGGCCGCGCTTAACGAAGCAACCGCTCGCGGAGCATCAGCCGAGCGATTGGCCGCACTCTCTGAACAAGAGGTGGAAGGATACGCTGCCCACCGCCGCGAGTTGAATGACTTTACGATCGAGCAAATAGGGAAATCCGTTGCCCTCTACGCAACCTCTCTGAGGTGGGATCCGGACTACCGACTCAGTGAGCTAGAAAATGCGGTTGAGGCTTTCTCCGAAAATCGCCCCCAGGCTGCGATCTCGAAGCGGATGATTGAGAAAGTACAATCATTTCGGCGCACCGCTATCGGTGCCAATGGAGCCTCCCTGGCCGGCCAATCCCTAGACGGCAAATCCCATCGGCTCGAGGATTCCAAGGGCCAGTACGTTCTCGTGGACTTCTGGGCATCCTGGTGCGTGCCTTGCCGTGTCGAAAACCGACACTACATAAAACTCCTCGACAAGCACTCCAACGACAACTTCACCATTTTTGCCATAAATCTAGATGACAACCGTTCGGTTTGGGAACAGGCCTCAAAACGTGATCGAGTTACCTGGCCACAGATATCCGACTCATTAGGCTGGGATTCGCCAATGGCCGCCGCCTATAATGTGAATGCTCTGCCAATGAGCTTCCTGCTCAACCCGGAAGGCCGCATTATTGCCCGAAATCTCCGTGGAGCAAAGCTCGAGGCTAAGCTAGCGGAGATCTTCAAATAG